DNA sequence from the Desulfovibrio subterraneus genome:
TCGAAGTATACGCTCGCAGTGGAGAATCCCGGCCAGGAGAGCAGGCCCTTCATGAAGCGGTTACGTTCGGGCATGCTGCGTATGACATCGACAACCGCTCTGTCCATCATGCGGAAGTCGCCGGCATTTTCGGGAATTTTCGATTCGCTTATCATGTTGAAAAACTTGTAGAACAGGCCAGCAGAAAGGCGCTTTGCCTTTGTGTCGTGCTCCCGGGTTCTGCGTATGGCGAACACCACGTCGTGTCCCTTGCGCCATTCTTCCAGCATACGCGGAATGGTGTCGGGCGGTTCCTGCAGGTCGGCATCGATAGGAACAACCACATCGCCTTTGCACATATCCAGACCGGCGGAAAGGGCAACCTCCTTGCCGAAGTTGCGGGATAACCGGAAGGCTCTGATATACGGCTCCTGCCGTTGTGTGAGCGCCTCGAAGGTGCCGTCTGCACTTCCGTCGTCAATGCAGACAACTTCTATGGAGACGCCGAGATGTATGCGGAGCGCCTCAATGGCACCAAAGAGTACGTCCAGCCCGTCTTTCTCGTTGTACATGGGAATGACGAGGCTCAGCAGTGAGGGATTCTGCCGGTTCTCCGGGGGGGTGCAGATCAAACCTGTGGTTGTGCTGACATTCATGGCGCTTACCGTTGGCTGGCGGGGGCTGCGATTTGAACATCCTGCAGCTCCCAATAGTTTTTGTAGGTGGAAAGAATCCATTTCCTGTCAGGATCATGCAGATGCCGGAAGAAAACGGGACGCGGGGCTACGGGCGAGGCCGTAACGGTGATGCTGCCGTTGCTGCCTGCTTCAAGGGCTTTTTGGTATTGATCCGAAACAATGGCGCGGTGCGTGGCAAAATTCCCGTTGAAGGTGTTGATGATGATGTTGAGGGAATTGGGCATGAGAAGCACTGCGGCAGCGAGACACCAGCACAGCACTCGGTGATGCCTGCGGGCCAGAGCCGTAACCCGCCCGGAAAGGCGGGGGGCAATGTACACGGCGTAAAAGGCCAGACAGGACAACAGCACGTCCGTGTAAATGGCGTTGTTGATTCGCGCGTAGGGGTGTTTTCCTGATGACCATATGGAAACGAAGTAGTCCCAGAAGAAGCAGAGCCAGATAACGGCAAATGCCAGAATGGCATTGTTCCGGTTCGACCATGCGGGAATGAGGTTCCCCTGAAAGAGGGATTTCAGAAAGGGAGCTGCGGCGGCAATGAAGATGAGGAAGGGAGAGAGCACAAGCCATTTGAATGCTTCAAATCCACCGCCAAGTGCGCGCAGGCTGGTTATGCCGAACCAGACAAGCAGGGAGGGATGTCGGCTGTCTGCTGCAGCACGCGCAAAATTGCCGGGAGCAAAGGTGGCTATGCAACTGAGCACAAGGGCCAGCAAAGCATAGGCGAGATAGGTCTTTCTGTTCGCATTGCGGTGCAATACGGCGATAACTGCTGCGGCAAGCATTATCGTCACAGTGCTGAACATGGTTACTTCATTGCAGCCTGTGGCAACGGCAATGCACAGTATTGTGGCTGCGTGGAAAAGCCAGGATCGTGACGTGCCGTCGGAAAGAAGGGACATTGATCCGAGAAGAATGATGAATGCGTTGAACGCGATCTGGTACGTGAAGCCGCCGGACATCCAGTAGATGCCTTGGGCAGGCGAGACGTAACCGGAAAAATAGGTGGCGCAAAAGGCAGCCGTCAGGAACAGGGAGATGCTCCTGCTCTGTCTGAAGAAGCTTGTGATAAAGTAGTAAGCTCCGCCTGCAAAGCCCAGAATGAGAAAGACCGGGAGGAACTGGTATATGGCAATATGCGGGTTCAGTGTCCCAAGAACGGGAATGAACAGGTTGGATGCGAAGCGGCCCGACCAGATATTGTAAAACGAGGAATAGTACTCAAGAAACGGTATGCTTCTGATTTTCAGCGGATAAGAATAGTCGTCCGCTACGGGATATACAAGAAACGACAGAGAGCACAGTACGAGGATGTATATGAAGAACCCAATGTACAGAGCGCGATGATGCGTTGTTTCTGTTGTAATTGCTGGAGTGGTTGTCATGATTTGATATTTGGGAAGAGGTTGAAGACGGAATCTGCCCTTTATATGGTAAGGTTTTAGTCAAGTCCAGAATGTTGTCCATTCCTGCGTTGAACGAAACCATGCTGACCATTGGCTTCATGCAGAGGGCTGCGGAGGCCATGCACCCTAGATCATATCTGGCCCCGGAAGATCATGTCGGACCCAGAAAGAGTATGTCGGACCCAGAAAGAGTATGTCGGACAAGAAGAATTGTGTCGGACCACGGAGGAATCAAGACGGGCTTGGGGCGCGGATTCTGGGGTTGGGGTGCTGCGTAGGCACAGGCTCAAATGATCATAAGAAAGAGGAGGCACCGTGCGGTGTCCCCTCTTTTCCCGTAACTCTCTTCTGGAACGATGGTCATTCTCCCCGATACCTTCAACCTGTTGCCGCGTAACCGGTATGGAAAGCTGCAGCGAAGGCGGGTGAGTGGCTTTCTTAGCGCAGCGCTTTCAGCGCGTTCACCACATCAACAGGATCAGCGCGCAGGGTGTAATCTTCGTGAACAAAGGCCCACGCGACAGTGCCGTTGGTGTCGATAACAAAGGTGGCAGCCAGCGGCAGGTCATAGCGGCCCTGACCGTTGTGCTTGTCCAGATCGATGCCGAATCCGCTGTATACGGTGCGCAGTTCGTCCGACACGGAGAAGACAATGCCAATTTCGCGGGCGTACTCGGAATTGATGTCGGAGAGCACGTCAAAGGCCAGTGCGTTCTTTTCGGCGGTGGAAAGTGAGTTATCCGGCTGCTCCGGGGTTATGGCTATCAGGGTTGCGCCTTGCGCCGTGATTTCCGGCAGTGCAGCCTGATATGCGCGCAGTTCTATGTTGCAATATGGGCACCAGCCGCCACGGTAAAAGGTGATCACAACGGGGCCGTTTGCGAGAAACGATGAAAGGCTTTTCGTCTTGCCGTTCTGGTTGGGCAGGGTGAACTCTTTCAAGGTGTCGCCGACCTTGGGCGCATTTTCCACCATGTGCGATTCGATGAGCAGGGAAAGCTCGGCGGACATGATTTTGCGGGCTGTCTCCGGAATTCTGGCAGTGCTCTGGGCCTTCTGCTCTGCGAGTTGCTGCGTAAGGGTCATGCTGTGCTCCTTGTGTTTGAGCGGATTGCGAGTTGTTCTATGATCAACTTGAATGTTCGTTAAAGTTATGGATGGCAAAAGCTCTTGTCAACAGCTTTTTGAATGTTTATTCAAGTTCAAGGGCAGAACGCATCGGACCCTGAGTCCGGATTCAAATATCGGGGGTAGTTATGGCCAGGGCGCAATATGACAGGGATGATATTCTCGACAGGGCACTCGAACTGTTCTGGATGAACGGTTTTAACGGTTCATCCATGCAGCAGGTGGTGGAAAAAACGGGGCTCAAGCCCGGTTCCATCTATTTCTCCTTCGGGAACAAGGAGGCGCTGTTCAAGGAAGCGCTTGAGCGCTACGCCCAACGGAATCTCGGGAAGATCCGCACAACGCTGGATGCCGCCCCGAGCGTGGGCGAAGGCATTTGCCGGATTCTGGATGGTATGGCCCTTGAGCCTGAGCGGAATAGATTTCTCAGCTGTTTTCTGGTCAAGACTCAACTGGAACTGGCACATGACGGAAACGAACTCTACGCGGTGGCAGCCGCTGCCCTGCGTGATGTGGAAGCGCTGTTTCAAAGCACTCTGGAGCGCGAATATGATGGTGAGACGAGTCGCGCACGTGCGGCCAGTATAATGCTGCATATTTTCGGGATGCGTGTGTACGGTTATGGCGAGGATCCGGTATCCCGCACGCGTGCGGCACTGCGCGAAGGCCTGCCTTGGCTCCCGTGGTCTGACTAGTCTGGCACCTGTGACAGACTCATGGCACCACAACGAAAAAAGCCTCGATCTTGCGATCGAGGCTTTTGTTCTCGTGGCGTCCCCAAGGGGATTTGAACCCCTGTCGCCTGCGTGAAAATAGGGTCCCTTATGCAAATAAAGTTAAATTTTGGTTGCTTTTGTCTCGGGAATGCGTGTCTGGCACGGATTCTGGCATTTAGCAGACATGTTTTAATGGCACCCTACAGCAGGGGAATTTGCGTTGGAGATGAAAACATCGTGAAATTGGATATAGTGCGAGATACCTTGATTTGCTTTGTGTGCGCTTCCTTGGTGGTAGTCTTTTCGACCGTGGCTGAGAATTTGAGGTCAATAATCTCGTCCAGATTCTTATCCTGCATTTTGTCGAGGAACTTTGTATCCAGAACTTCGGCCCAGAATTCGCTGGCTCCGCTTTTGAACTGCCATTTGGATCTTTCCGGCGAAAGATAGATGATTGAGACCACCTTGTCGTCGCTTTCCACTGTCACCTCGTCTTCGGGCTGAGCAATAAAATACGGACGCTCTTTTTTGGTGATGGTGACCGTAGCGAGTCCTGGTTGTTGGATTTCCATAGCTTCCAAACCGGCAAATTCTAAGAGAAACGTCATTTCGTCCAGAGATCTGCGAAGCTCATTATTCTCAACAAGGCGTTGCAATTTTTCTGTGGCCTCTTTGTCGAGCTCAAGCTTCTTAATGTGCTCTCGAAGCTGTTCCTTTTTGCCTTTTGCTTTTTTAATAAGATCGATGAGGAGCTCGAAGAGTAGCATGGGCACTTTGGCGAATGATTTTGCGTCGATTCCAAAAAAGGACATTATGGCAAGCCAGAATGCAATGTCATTTTTACCCTGAGGTGAAAGCGCATATTCAAGCATTCCTTTAAATGAGCTGGGCTGCTCAGCTTGAACTTCAAGATTTGTAGCGTGTCCGAGAAGGAACCTATTCGTGCGCTTGAATGAGCGGTCGAATCCGAGAAGGGAACGGGCGTAGAGTTCGGCGTTGATGGAATGCTTTTCAGTGGCCTCGCCCGAATATTTAAGATGTAGCGAACCGGCAGCAGGTTCTTGAGGCGTGTCTCCAAACAGGGATAATTGCACCGGACTCCCTCCCTTTTGAATGTCATTGGTTGGATATTAGTTTGCCTATAGCGCATGCCTTTCAGAAAGTTAAGCCATTTTGACAAGGTTGAGAGAGAAAATGTCAGTAATGGCAGGAGTTGTGTAAGGTTTTACGAAAAAAAAGGAAGGCGACTACCGTCCCTTCAACTCATACATATTAAGTCGGGAGGCTAGCTTTTCCTGCCGCATTTCTTCCTGACAACGCTTTTGGAAAGCGTGCCATCAAGAACGCGTCTACTCGTTAGTTCCAGTAAGTCTTTCGGGGATGGAGGCTATATCCGGTGATAGGAGCAGAGCACCCGTGTCGTGGGAGATCTGGAAACGGCTTTAGAGAGAACGGGAAGTGTTTTAGGGAAAAATTACACATCGATTAGGCGCCTGACGGCTGAACAACGAAAAAAGCCTCGATCTTGCGATCGAGGCTTTTGTTCTCGTGGCGTCCCCAAGGGGATTTGAACCCCTGTCGCCTGCGTGAAAGGCAGGTGTCCTGGGCCAGGCTAGACGATGGGGACGCTTGGTTGTTTCCGCCTCAGAGGTATTCCCTGCAGCGGAGACGCACTTTTATGGAACAGTGCGTGGAAAGTCAAGCGGATTTTTTACAGCCCTATTTTATTCTTCGGAAGCAGCGGCAGCAGGAGTCTCAGCACCCATGCGGCGGCTGCGCTTTTTCAGGCGCTTCATCTGCTTGCGGGCAGCGGCGCGGGTTGCGTTGTCCGAGGTGTCGGCAAGCAGGGAACGCAGAAATTTGATTTCCGCCTTGGCTTTACCGGTGGCAGAGGTTGCGGTGCATTCGCTAGCGGCAAAGGCGGGCAGGCGAACGGGCTTTGCCTTGGCGGCAGGAGCTTCGGCCTTTTTTGCAGCCTTTTTGGGCGCGGCGGCTTTGGGTGCTTCTGCCTTGGCAGGGGCAGCGCCACCCATGGCTTCCTGAATGGCCTCGATGAGCGGGCCTTTGTTCAGGCTGGAGATGCCTTTGATCTGAGGGAATTGGGTGCTCGCCAGTTCCCGCAGTTCCTTGACGGTCATCTTGTCGAGGGGTTTGTCTGCGGGGTTGAGGGTTGCCGGGGTCTGGGTCTCACTCATCTGTCATCTCCTTCGTGTCTGTGTCGCTGCTATTCCGCCTCATCGAACAT
Encoded proteins:
- a CDS encoding glycosyltransferase family 2 protein gives rise to the protein MNVSTTTGLICTPPENRQNPSLLSLVIPMYNEKDGLDVLFGAIEALRIHLGVSIEVVCIDDGSADGTFEALTQRQEPYIRAFRLSRNFGKEVALSAGLDMCKGDVVVPIDADLQEPPDTIPRMLEEWRKGHDVVFAIRRTREHDTKAKRLSAGLFYKFFNMISESKIPENAGDFRMMDRAVVDVIRSMPERNRFMKGLLSWPGFSTASVYFDRPERHTGDSKWKPLGLVKLAIDGLTSFSIVPLRVASICGAAVSTMAFFFALYVVAKHLLVGDPVQGYASMITVIAFLGGMQLMALGVLGEYVGRIYIESKRRPLYIISQVHEKAER
- a CDS encoding DUF6056 family protein, coding for MTTTPAITTETTHHRALYIGFFIYILVLCSLSFLVYPVADDYSYPLKIRSIPFLEYYSSFYNIWSGRFASNLFIPVLGTLNPHIAIYQFLPVFLILGFAGGAYYFITSFFRQSRSISLFLTAAFCATYFSGYVSPAQGIYWMSGGFTYQIAFNAFIILLGSMSLLSDGTSRSWLFHAATILCIAVATGCNEVTMFSTVTIMLAAAVIAVLHRNANRKTYLAYALLALVLSCIATFAPGNFARAAADSRHPSLLVWFGITSLRALGGGFEAFKWLVLSPFLIFIAAAAPFLKSLFQGNLIPAWSNRNNAILAFAVIWLCFFWDYFVSIWSSGKHPYARINNAIYTDVLLSCLAFYAVYIAPRLSGRVTALARRHHRVLCWCLAAAVLLMPNSLNIIINTFNGNFATHRAIVSDQYQKALEAGSNGSITVTASPVAPRPVFFRHLHDPDRKWILSTYKNYWELQDVQIAAPASQR
- a CDS encoding DUF7946 domain-containing protein, whose product is MQLSLFGDTPQEPAAGSLHLKYSGEATEKHSINAELYARSLLGFDRSFKRTNRFLLGHATNLEVQAEQPSSFKGMLEYALSPQGKNDIAFWLAIMSFFGIDAKSFAKVPMLLFELLIDLIKKAKGKKEQLREHIKKLELDKEATEKLQRLVENNELRRSLDEMTFLLEFAGLEAMEIQQPGLATVTITKKERPYFIAQPEDEVTVESDDKVVSIIYLSPERSKWQFKSGASEFWAEVLDTKFLDKMQDKNLDEIIDLKFSATVEKTTTKEAHTKQIKVSRTISNFTMFSSPTQIPLL
- a CDS encoding peroxiredoxin-like family protein — translated: MTLTQQLAEQKAQSTARIPETARKIMSAELSLLIESHMVENAPKVGDTLKEFTLPNQNGKTKSLSSFLANGPVVITFYRGGWCPYCNIELRAYQAALPEITAQGATLIAITPEQPDNSLSTAEKNALAFDVLSDINSEYAREIGIVFSVSDELRTVYSGFGIDLDKHNGQGRYDLPLAATFVIDTNGTVAWAFVHEDYTLRADPVDVVNALKALR
- a CDS encoding TetR/AcrR family transcriptional regulator; translated protein: MARAQYDRDDILDRALELFWMNGFNGSSMQQVVEKTGLKPGSIYFSFGNKEALFKEALERYAQRNLGKIRTTLDAAPSVGEGICRILDGMALEPERNRFLSCFLVKTQLELAHDGNELYAVAAAALRDVEALFQSTLEREYDGETSRARAASIMLHIFGMRVYGYGEDPVSRTRAALREGLPWLPWSD